In Bubalus bubalis isolate 160015118507 breed Murrah chromosome 3, NDDB_SH_1, whole genome shotgun sequence, a genomic segment contains:
- the LOC102405076 gene encoding LOW QUALITY PROTEIN: U1 small nuclear ribonucleoprotein C-like (The sequence of the model RefSeq protein was modified relative to this genomic sequence to represent the inferred CDS: inserted 2 bases in 2 codons), whose product MEEPRDYQAETKGSEKIYWRNGVANGLWSNRPKFYRDYCNMCLAHDSPSVRRTRRSSRKHTGKAKDCYQKCTGEQAQSLIDKTAAAFQQAKIPPTPFSAPPPAGAMSPPPPSLLGPPRPGMMPAPHXGGPPMMPMXGPPPPEMMPVGPAPGMRPPMGGHMPMMPGPPMMRPPAHPMMVPTRPGMTRPDR is encoded by the exons ATGGAGGAGCCTAGAGACTATCAGgcaga AACTAAGGGATCAGAAAAAATCTACTGGCGGAACGGAGTTGCCAACGGCCTGTGGAGCAACAGGCCTAAATTTTATCGTGACTACTGCAACATGTGCCTCGCCCATGATTCTCCATCTGTGAGAAGGACACGCCGCAGTAGCAGGAAGCACACAGGGAAGGCGAAAGACTGCTATCAGAAGTGCACGGGAGAGCAGGCTCAGAGCCTGATTGACAAAACAGCTGCTGCATTTCAACAAGCAAAGATACCTCCTACTCCAttctctgctcctcctcctgcaGGGGCAATGAGCCCACCTCCCCCTAGTCTCCTGGGTCCTCCTCGCCCTGGGATGATGCCTGCACCTC ATGGGGGCCCTCCCATGATGCCGA ATGGGCCCCCTCCTCCTGAGATGATGCCAGTGGGACCTGCTCCTGGAATGAGGCCGCCTATGGGAGGCCACATGCCAATGATGCCCGGGCCCCCAATGATGAGACCTCCTGCCCATCCCATGATGGTGCCCACCCGGCCAGGAATGACCCGACCAGACAGATAA